The genome window AAACTGACGTCTGTCCATGCATATCCTCCCGAAGTTAGAGATTTTTGAAGAACGTTGGATTGGGTTTATTACGTGTGATCGGCGTGTATAAACACACACCCTTTATTTTAACACATTTCCATAGGGAGTTTGTGACACGCGAAAATTTGCTTGAAATTCTTCGAATAGTTTTTTGACAGAGTGAGAGAAGCCTTGCATCCTGCTAGGGAGTGGTCGCCCCGTTGGTGAAGCGTATCAAGGAGCGGCAAGAAAAGAGGGCGGGCAGCCCTGGAGGGTGGACGCCCGCCACACAGTTCATTGGGGGTGGTTAGTGAAGTGCGATACCGAATGGGCTAATAAAGTTGCCAACACCGCTGCCCTGGGAGCCGTAGCTAACCCAGCCTGTTCCGGTCATATCATTGATACGCACGATGCGATTGTTGCCATTGTCAGCCACATAGATGCGATTTTGCGAGTCGATGGCAATTCCGACGGGAGCTTGAAATTGGTTGACCCCAGTACCTGGGGTTCCAAAGACCGTCCATCCGGCACCCGTCATGTCGTTGATGCGAACAATGCGATTGTTGAGGGTATCGGAGATGTAGATACGGCCGCTGCTATCCAGCGCTATGCCGCCGGGCTGATTAAACTGTCCTTGGCCATTTCCTTGGGAGCCATAGGTCGTCCAGTTGAGCCCACTGATGTTGTCAACACGGACAATGCGGTGGTTATTGGAGTCGACGACATAGATATGCCCGGTAGAATCCACAACAGCCGCTACAGGACCGTGGAATTGACCTACAGCAGAGCCAGGATTATTTAGCTGCCCCAGTGCCACTGCGCCTGTTCCGTTCATGTCATAGACACGGACGATGCGTTGACCACCAAAGTCAACAATGTAGATGTAGCCAGAGCTATCGAGAGTTACATTATAGGGACCTACTAGGGAAAGCGTGCTACCGAGAGCAACCCATCCGGCACCGGTCATATCGTTGATGCGCACGAGGCGGGCGTTCTGGTAATCTGAGATGTAGATACGCCCTTGAGTATCCACGCTAAGTCCGCCTGGCAGATTGAATTGGCCTTGTGAACTACCTGTAGATCCATAGGTCGTCCAACCTGTTCCCGTGAAGTCGTTGAATTTGACGACGCGTCCATTCCCCTGGTCAGTAACATAAATAGTCGGCCCTGAAGAGCTTCCACCGGAGCCACCACTGCCAGAACCACCGGAACCGCTTCCTGAAGAGCCTCCTCCTGGTGAAGAGCTAGGGCTACCACCGCCTCCACCGCAGCCTGCCAAAAGAGCGAACGGGGCGAGAAGGCCAAGTTGCAAAAACTGACGTCTATCCATACATATTCCCCCCGAAGTTAGAGATTTTCGAAGAACGTTGGATTGGGTTTATTACGTGTGATCGGCGTGTATAAACGCACGCCCTTTATTTTGACACTTTCCCCTACAGAATCCTGCATGGAGTTTGTGACACACGAAAATTCGCTTGAAATTCTTCGAATAGTTTTTTGACAGAGTGAGAAAGGTCGCAGGTTCCC of Chthonomonas calidirosea T49 contains these proteins:
- a CDS encoding NHL repeat-containing protein; its protein translation is MDRRQFLQLGLLAPFALLAGCGGGGGSPSSSPGGGSSGSGSGGSGSGGSGGSSSGPTIYVTDQGNGRVVKFNDFTGTGWTTYGSTGSSQGQFNLPGGLSVDTQGRIYISDYQNARLVRINDMTGAGWVALGSTLSLVGPYNVTLDSSGYIYIVDFGGQRIVRVYDMNGTGAVALGQLNNPGSAVGQFHGPVAAVVDSTGHIYVVDSNNHRIVRVDNISGLNWTTYGSQGNGQGQFNQPGGIALDSSGRIYISDTLNNRIVRINDMTGAGWTVFGTPGTGVNQFQAPVGIAIDSQNRIYVADNGNNRIVRINDMTGTGWVSYGSQGSGVGNFISPFGIALH